Proteins co-encoded in one Anabas testudineus chromosome 8, fAnaTes1.2, whole genome shotgun sequence genomic window:
- the camsap3 gene encoding calmodulin-regulated spectrin-associated protein 3 isoform X3 — MVDSPTTRKTFVLPDIKPLDLYDCTKARICASVGWLLAKSYGSAENVPAELRDPFYCDQYEQEHLKPPVTRLLQASELYCRAYSLLQGGAGAEAQPKDYVALLQLLSQRGLIPRDQDTPVTDADLRHKPIKMSAHLAVMDALMAVGAMETVTAVKTCGSAELLGGASNWEDALLHWVNRLNQKLREHTEGAQYDSSQAITEPQPVQPSLRYRKDKIQTKQKPIFPGVNEVKDLSNGCAVAAVIHYYCPGLLRLEDVCMKDSLSVPESLYNLQFIREFCDSCLKSCCHLTLEDMLYTPQELQVNILSFLAELLNWFEVRRPDFVQAIDMLAGPTPVTPSSLSNSTSPSIFKKPFLPISSPAPGVGKTWGKKPLSRPLSAVSFSIPFGLDSDVDIVMGNPVITRSVSSDQLNPAGQNMSRVPYTPPEDLSHWLGNPPGPNGPQRASWASQMPSIPRLTEENGLAASETGELPTIEEALQIIHNESKMEPRLHPDGAPDGFYLHSPDDPASSGHKGSLTSPTPISCSAPARSGMIYRPTGGRTRNTSECSRDDDSVLRDGSVDSDASEDLPKFQSTPTTVPTGADSSKEVSDSGVKMTSFAERKKKQIMDSPKASDSSSPQMTTWAQKSEESPGKSPQLNNEVSELGARLEEKRKAIEAQKKRIEAIFEKHRQRLGKSAFLQLKKEQRENGGEGEGIDGQVNTSSTEGDISHLTLEDRLARMEEEEEQEQGEQLPSVENEGTVKEGLKKLASHSKEKAGTPGEKMAAPLGDYNNAVSKLTAALSSLQSDMQRLTEQQNQLMKTKAAASSNKTWVIPASSKTSTPATPPARLSRETTRDLNSASSSPSPSRKFANHTTPKSPQVNRRAHSVPPKSPKHHQQSRPMDVKVPTLSRVLNAPQNVDRIPHLRRVSPWQSQVQTSSSFSIGDSDSLGELRSSGSTPVPTPTVTPTPRPATDDTVSEVGSNDDHSIFSMDLEAGPSHGPTAKKEGLADGACSSGAPSECSFESDAPAGMLNGKRSSLIEISLSALQGDVEEDDHVPDALSDSMSDRTEPETKGGVGFFFKDDKDRPEDEMAQRRAALLEKQQKRAEEMKRRKLEQEKEKELNKPQWMIIEGWGNKGEDRPQTPGTPPASRTPPVEGTPQRRGDFTRQEYERRQQLKLMEDLDKVLKQKPTTVRGVKKQRPKTVFRDDSVLFQSPVKGLMGTRLNKVYSQSTMNLSSMVGDSGGLTVRKSPSRSHSPSRLMSPGRAGAHNGEKDWENGSTISSPASVPEYTGPKLYKEPSFKSNKFIIHNAITRCCLAGKVNEPQKNKIVEEMEKSAANHFLILFRDSSCQFRAVYTMNPETEEMVRLTGIGPRVIIPEMVESIYKYSSDRKQFTVIPSKTMSMSVDAFTIPGHFWQKRPGTPKKLGTPK; from the exons AGTGCTCATCTGGCAGTGATGGATGCGCTGATGGCCGTGGGAGCTATGGAGACGGTGACTGCGGTTAAGACATGTGGTTCTGCTGAGTTGCTAGGTGGAGCTTCCAACTGGGAGGATGCTCTGCTTCACTGGGTTAATAGG TTAAACCAGAAGCTAAGAGAACATACTGAAGGAGCCCAGTATGACTCATCTCAGGCCATCACAGAGCCCCAACCTGTTCAGCCCTCG ctTCGTTACAGAAAGGATAAAATTCAGACCAAACAAAAGCCCATCTTTCCAGGGGTGAATGAAGTCAAGGACTTGTCCAATGGTTGTGCTGTGGCTGCTGTCATACATTACTATTGCCCTGGTCTGCTAAGACTTGAAG ATGTTTGTATGAAGGATTCCTTGTCTGTACCAGAGAGCCTGTACAACCTGCAGTTCATACGTGAATTCTGTGACAGCTGTCTGAAGAGCTGCTGTCACTTGACACTAGAGGATATGCTATACACACCACAGGAGCTTCAG GTTAATATTCTGAGCTTCCTAGCAGAACTGCTTAACTGGTTTGAAGTTCGAAGGCCAGACTTCGTTCAGGCAATAGACATGTTGG ctgGACCTACACCAGTAACACCAAGTAGCTTGAGTAACAG TACCTCCCCTTCTATCTTCAAGAAGCCTTTTCTCCCCATCTCCTCCCCTGCACCAG GAGTTGGAAAGACGTGGGGCAAGAAACCTCTCAG CCGCCCCTTGTCAGCTGTATCCTTCAGCATTCCTTTTGGTCTGGACAGTGACGTGGACATTGTAATGGGTAACCCTGTGATAACCCGCTCCGTGAGTTCAGACCAACTCAACCCAGCAGGCCAAAACATGAGTCGGGTTCCCTACACGCCTCCTGAAGACCTCAGTCATTGGCTTGGCAACCCCCCCGGTCCCAATGGTCCACAGAGAGCCTCCTGGGCATCCCAGATGCCCAGTATTCCAAGGTTGACTGAGGAGAATGGCCTGGCAGCAAGTGAAACAGGAGAATTGCCTACCATTGAAGAGGCTCTCCAAATTATCCACAACGAGAGCAAGATGGAACCTCGTTTACACCCCGATGGTGCTCCTGATGGCTTCTACCTCCACTCTCCTGATGACCCTGCTAGTTCTGGACATAAGGGCAGCTTAACATCACCTACTCCCATTAGTTGTTCTGCCCCTGCACGCTCAGGAATGATATACCGGCCCACAGGGGGTCGCACTAGGAACACCTCTGAATGTTCACGAGATGATGACTCAGTCTTGAGAGATGGCAGTGTGGACTCTGATGCATCAGAAGACCTGCCTAAGTTCCAGTCCACTCCAACTACAGTGCCAACTGGTGCAGATAGTAGCAAAGAGGTTTCTGACAGTGGTGTGAAGATGACCAGCTTTGCAGAACGCAAAAAGAAGCAGATTATGGATTCTCCAAAAGCTAGTGATTCCTCTTCTCCTCAAATGACAACATGGGCACAAAAGTCTGAAGAAAGCCCCGGTAAGAGCCCACAACTCAATAATGAGGTGTCTGAGTTGGGTGCTCGGCTTGAAGAGAAGCGCAAAGCCATCGAAGCTCAGAAGAAACGCATTGAGGCCATTTTTGAAAAGCACCGTCAAAGACTAGGGAAGAGTGCTTTTCTGCAGTTAAAGAAGGAACAGCGCGAAAATGGAGGTGAGGGGGAAGGAATAGATGGTCAGGTCAACACCTCATCCACAGAGGGAGACATCTCTCATTTGACACTTGAAGACAGGCTAGCCCgaatggaggaagaagaggaacaaGAGCAAGGTGAACAGCTCCCCTCAGTGGAGAATGAGGGTACTGTCAAAGAAGGACTTAAAAAACTGGCCAGTCATTCCAAAGAAAAGGCAGGTACCCCAGGGGAGAAAATGGCAGCTCCACTAGGGGATTACAACAATGCTGTATCAAAGCTGACTGCAGCTCTTAGCTCCCTCCAAAGTGACATGCAGCGGCTCACTGAGCAGCAAAACCAGTTGATGAAGACGAAAGCTGCAGCTTCCAGCAACAAAACCTGGGTTATTCCAGCCAGTTCCAAAACCTCCACCCCTGCCACCCCTCCTGCACGACTGTCTAGAGAAACCACCCGAGATTTAAATTcggcctcctcctctccatctccatctcgTAAATTCGCCAACCACACCACTCCTAAATCTCCTCAGGTTAATCGTAGAGCCCATTCTGTGCCCCCTAAAAGCCCAAAGCATCACCAGCAAAGTCGTCCCATGGACGTTAAAGTCCCAACCCTTTCAAGGGTTCTAAACGCACCTCAAAATGTAGACCGAATTCCCCACCTTCGTCGTGTAAGTCCTTGGCAATCCCAAGTCCAGACTTCATCCTCATTCTCCATTGGTGACTCGGACAGCCTAGGTGAGCTGCGCTCATCTGGATCAACTCCTGTCCCCACACCAACTGTAACCCCAACTCCCCGTCCTGCCACAGATGACACCGTGTCAGAGGTAGGCTCCAATGATGATCATAGTATCTTTAGCATGGACCTCGAGGCAGGGCCCTCACATGGACCTACAGCTAAGAAGGAAGGGCTAGCAGATGGGGCCTGCAGCTCTGGTGCCCCATCAGAATGTTCCTTTGAGAGTGATGCCCCTGCGGGGATGTTGAATGGCAAACGCAGTAGCCTGATAGAGATCTCGCTGTCCGCTCTGCAAGGAGATGTTGAAGAAGACGACCATGTACCTGATGCCTTATCCGACTCAATGAGTGACCGGACAGAGCCAGAGACAAAAGGAGGTGTTGGTTTCTTTTTCAAG GATGACAAGGACCGACCAGAGGATGAGATGGCCCAGCGAAGAGCAGCTTTGctggagaaacagcagaagagagcagaagagatgaaaagacGCAAACTtgaacaggaaaaagaaaaagaattgaa CAAGCCTCAGTGGATGATCATTGAGGGTTGGGGGAATAAGGGTGAGGACAGACCACAGACCCCAGGAACCCCTCCAGCATCCCGCACCCCACCAGTAGAGGGGACTCCCCAGCGCAGAGGAGACTTCACTAGGCAGGAGTATGAACGGAGACAGCAGCTGAAGCTCATGGAAGACTTGGACAAGGTTTTAAAGCAGAAACCCACCACAGTTCGCGGTGTCAAGAAGCAGAGACCTAAGACTGTGTTTAGAGATGACTCCGTCCTCTTTCAAAGCCCTGTCAAGGGTTTAATGG GTACCAGACTGAACAAAGTGTACTCCCAGTCCACCATGAATCTGTCCTCAATGGTTGGTGACTCTGGAGGCCTGACAGTCAGAAAGTCTCCCAG TCGTTCACACTCTCCTTCCCGACTGATGTCACCTGGACGAGCAGGTGCTCACAATGGAGAAAAGGACTGGGAGAATGGCTCCACTATTTCCTCCCCTGCCTCGGTCCCGGAATACACAG GACCCAAGTTGTACAAGGAGCCTAGCTTTAAGTCAAACAAGTTCATTATTCATAATGCTATCACTCGCTGCTGTCTGGCTGGCAAGGTCAAtgaaccacaaaaaaacaagattgTAGAG GAAATGGAGAAGAGCGCAGCCAATCacttcctcatcctcttccgAGATTCCAGCTGCCAATTCAGAGCAGTTTACACCATGAACCCTGAAACTGAGGAGATGGTACGGCTCACAGGGATTGGCCCTCGTGTCATTATACCTGAGATGGTTGAGTCTATTTACAAGTACAGCTCTGACCGCAAGCAGTTCACAGTCATCCCGTCCAAAACCATGTCCATGAGTGTTGATGCCTTCACCATCCCTGGTCACTTTTGGCAAAAGCGCCCAGGAACACCGAAGAAGCTCGGCACcccaaaataa
- the camsap3 gene encoding calmodulin-regulated spectrin-associated protein 3 isoform X2: MVDSPTTRKTFVLPDIKPLDLYDCTKARICASVGWLLAKSYGSAENVPAELRDPFYCDQYEQEHLKPPVTRLLQASELYCRAYSLLQGGAGAEAQPKDYVALLQLLSQRGLIPRDQDTPVTDADLRHKPIKMSAHLAVMDALMAVGAMETVTAVKTCGSAELLGGASNWEDALLHWVNRLNQKLREHTEGAQYDSSQAITEPQPVQPSLRYRKDKIQTKQKPIFPGVNEVKDLSNGCAVAAVIHYYCPGLLRLEDVCMKDSLSVPESLYNLQFIREFCDSCLKSCCHLTLEDMLYTPQELQVNILSFLAELLNWFEVRRPDFVQAIDMLAGPTPVTPSSLSNSTSPSIFKKPFLPISSPAPEGVGKTWGKKPLSRPLSAVSFSIPFGLDSDVDIVMGNPVITRSVSSDQLNPAGQNMSRVPYTPPEDLSHWLGNPPGPNGPQRASWASQMPSIPRLTEENGLAASETGELPTIEEALQIIHNESKMEPRLHPDGAPDGFYLHSPDDPASSGHKGSLTSPTPISCSAPARSGMIYRPTGGRTRNTSECSRDDDSVLRDGSVDSDASEDLPKFQSTPTTVPTGADSSKEVSDSGVKMTSFAERKKKQIMDSPKASDSSSPQMTTWAQKSEESPGKSPQLNNEVSELGARLEEKRKAIEAQKKRIEAIFEKHRQRLGKSAFLQLKKEQRENGGEGEGIDGQVNTSSTEGDISHLTLEDRLARMEEEEEQEQGEQLPSVENEGTVKEGLKKLASHSKEKAGTPGEKMAAPLGDYNNAVSKLTAALSSLQSDMQRLTEQQNQLMKTKAAASSNKTWVIPASSKTSTPATPPARLSRETTRDLNSASSSPSPSRKFANHTTPKSPQVNRRAHSVPPKSPKHHQQSRPMDVKVPTLSRVLNAPQNVDRIPHLRRVSPWQSQVQTSSSFSIGDSDSLGELRSSGSTPVPTPTVTPTPRPATDDTVSEVGSNDDHSIFSMDLEAGPSHGPTAKKEGLADGACSSGAPSECSFESDAPAGMLNGKRSSLIEISLSALQGDVEEDDHVPDALSDSMSDRTEPETKGGVGFFFKDDKDRPEDEMAQRRAALLEKQQKRAEEMKRRKLEQEKEKELNKPQWMIIEGWGNKGEDRPQTPGTPPASRTPPVEGTPQRRGDFTRQEYERRQQLKLMEDLDKVLKQKPTTVRGVKKQRPKTVFRDDSVLFQSPVKGLMGTRLNKVYSQSTMNLSSMVGDSGGLTVRKSPSRSHSPSRLMSPGRAGAHNGEKDWENGSTISSPASVPEYTGPKLYKEPSFKSNKFIIHNAITRCCLAGKVNEPQKNKIVEEMEKSAANHFLILFRDSSCQFRAVYTMNPETEEMVRLTGIGPRVIIPEMVESIYKYSSDRKQFTVIPSKTMSMSVDAFTIPGHFWQKRPGTPKKLGTPK, translated from the exons AGTGCTCATCTGGCAGTGATGGATGCGCTGATGGCCGTGGGAGCTATGGAGACGGTGACTGCGGTTAAGACATGTGGTTCTGCTGAGTTGCTAGGTGGAGCTTCCAACTGGGAGGATGCTCTGCTTCACTGGGTTAATAGG TTAAACCAGAAGCTAAGAGAACATACTGAAGGAGCCCAGTATGACTCATCTCAGGCCATCACAGAGCCCCAACCTGTTCAGCCCTCG ctTCGTTACAGAAAGGATAAAATTCAGACCAAACAAAAGCCCATCTTTCCAGGGGTGAATGAAGTCAAGGACTTGTCCAATGGTTGTGCTGTGGCTGCTGTCATACATTACTATTGCCCTGGTCTGCTAAGACTTGAAG ATGTTTGTATGAAGGATTCCTTGTCTGTACCAGAGAGCCTGTACAACCTGCAGTTCATACGTGAATTCTGTGACAGCTGTCTGAAGAGCTGCTGTCACTTGACACTAGAGGATATGCTATACACACCACAGGAGCTTCAG GTTAATATTCTGAGCTTCCTAGCAGAACTGCTTAACTGGTTTGAAGTTCGAAGGCCAGACTTCGTTCAGGCAATAGACATGTTGG ctgGACCTACACCAGTAACACCAAGTAGCTTGAGTAACAG TACCTCCCCTTCTATCTTCAAGAAGCCTTTTCTCCCCATCTCCTCCCCTGCACCAG AAGGAGTTGGAAAGACGTGGGGCAAGAAACCTCTCAG CCGCCCCTTGTCAGCTGTATCCTTCAGCATTCCTTTTGGTCTGGACAGTGACGTGGACATTGTAATGGGTAACCCTGTGATAACCCGCTCCGTGAGTTCAGACCAACTCAACCCAGCAGGCCAAAACATGAGTCGGGTTCCCTACACGCCTCCTGAAGACCTCAGTCATTGGCTTGGCAACCCCCCCGGTCCCAATGGTCCACAGAGAGCCTCCTGGGCATCCCAGATGCCCAGTATTCCAAGGTTGACTGAGGAGAATGGCCTGGCAGCAAGTGAAACAGGAGAATTGCCTACCATTGAAGAGGCTCTCCAAATTATCCACAACGAGAGCAAGATGGAACCTCGTTTACACCCCGATGGTGCTCCTGATGGCTTCTACCTCCACTCTCCTGATGACCCTGCTAGTTCTGGACATAAGGGCAGCTTAACATCACCTACTCCCATTAGTTGTTCTGCCCCTGCACGCTCAGGAATGATATACCGGCCCACAGGGGGTCGCACTAGGAACACCTCTGAATGTTCACGAGATGATGACTCAGTCTTGAGAGATGGCAGTGTGGACTCTGATGCATCAGAAGACCTGCCTAAGTTCCAGTCCACTCCAACTACAGTGCCAACTGGTGCAGATAGTAGCAAAGAGGTTTCTGACAGTGGTGTGAAGATGACCAGCTTTGCAGAACGCAAAAAGAAGCAGATTATGGATTCTCCAAAAGCTAGTGATTCCTCTTCTCCTCAAATGACAACATGGGCACAAAAGTCTGAAGAAAGCCCCGGTAAGAGCCCACAACTCAATAATGAGGTGTCTGAGTTGGGTGCTCGGCTTGAAGAGAAGCGCAAAGCCATCGAAGCTCAGAAGAAACGCATTGAGGCCATTTTTGAAAAGCACCGTCAAAGACTAGGGAAGAGTGCTTTTCTGCAGTTAAAGAAGGAACAGCGCGAAAATGGAGGTGAGGGGGAAGGAATAGATGGTCAGGTCAACACCTCATCCACAGAGGGAGACATCTCTCATTTGACACTTGAAGACAGGCTAGCCCgaatggaggaagaagaggaacaaGAGCAAGGTGAACAGCTCCCCTCAGTGGAGAATGAGGGTACTGTCAAAGAAGGACTTAAAAAACTGGCCAGTCATTCCAAAGAAAAGGCAGGTACCCCAGGGGAGAAAATGGCAGCTCCACTAGGGGATTACAACAATGCTGTATCAAAGCTGACTGCAGCTCTTAGCTCCCTCCAAAGTGACATGCAGCGGCTCACTGAGCAGCAAAACCAGTTGATGAAGACGAAAGCTGCAGCTTCCAGCAACAAAACCTGGGTTATTCCAGCCAGTTCCAAAACCTCCACCCCTGCCACCCCTCCTGCACGACTGTCTAGAGAAACCACCCGAGATTTAAATTcggcctcctcctctccatctccatctcgTAAATTCGCCAACCACACCACTCCTAAATCTCCTCAGGTTAATCGTAGAGCCCATTCTGTGCCCCCTAAAAGCCCAAAGCATCACCAGCAAAGTCGTCCCATGGACGTTAAAGTCCCAACCCTTTCAAGGGTTCTAAACGCACCTCAAAATGTAGACCGAATTCCCCACCTTCGTCGTGTAAGTCCTTGGCAATCCCAAGTCCAGACTTCATCCTCATTCTCCATTGGTGACTCGGACAGCCTAGGTGAGCTGCGCTCATCTGGATCAACTCCTGTCCCCACACCAACTGTAACCCCAACTCCCCGTCCTGCCACAGATGACACCGTGTCAGAGGTAGGCTCCAATGATGATCATAGTATCTTTAGCATGGACCTCGAGGCAGGGCCCTCACATGGACCTACAGCTAAGAAGGAAGGGCTAGCAGATGGGGCCTGCAGCTCTGGTGCCCCATCAGAATGTTCCTTTGAGAGTGATGCCCCTGCGGGGATGTTGAATGGCAAACGCAGTAGCCTGATAGAGATCTCGCTGTCCGCTCTGCAAGGAGATGTTGAAGAAGACGACCATGTACCTGATGCCTTATCCGACTCAATGAGTGACCGGACAGAGCCAGAGACAAAAGGAGGTGTTGGTTTCTTTTTCAAG GATGACAAGGACCGACCAGAGGATGAGATGGCCCAGCGAAGAGCAGCTTTGctggagaaacagcagaagagagcagaagagatgaaaagacGCAAACTtgaacaggaaaaagaaaaagaattgaa CAAGCCTCAGTGGATGATCATTGAGGGTTGGGGGAATAAGGGTGAGGACAGACCACAGACCCCAGGAACCCCTCCAGCATCCCGCACCCCACCAGTAGAGGGGACTCCCCAGCGCAGAGGAGACTTCACTAGGCAGGAGTATGAACGGAGACAGCAGCTGAAGCTCATGGAAGACTTGGACAAGGTTTTAAAGCAGAAACCCACCACAGTTCGCGGTGTCAAGAAGCAGAGACCTAAGACTGTGTTTAGAGATGACTCCGTCCTCTTTCAAAGCCCTGTCAAGGGTTTAATGG GTACCAGACTGAACAAAGTGTACTCCCAGTCCACCATGAATCTGTCCTCAATGGTTGGTGACTCTGGAGGCCTGACAGTCAGAAAGTCTCCCAG TCGTTCACACTCTCCTTCCCGACTGATGTCACCTGGACGAGCAGGTGCTCACAATGGAGAAAAGGACTGGGAGAATGGCTCCACTATTTCCTCCCCTGCCTCGGTCCCGGAATACACAG GACCCAAGTTGTACAAGGAGCCTAGCTTTAAGTCAAACAAGTTCATTATTCATAATGCTATCACTCGCTGCTGTCTGGCTGGCAAGGTCAAtgaaccacaaaaaaacaagattgTAGAG GAAATGGAGAAGAGCGCAGCCAATCacttcctcatcctcttccgAGATTCCAGCTGCCAATTCAGAGCAGTTTACACCATGAACCCTGAAACTGAGGAGATGGTACGGCTCACAGGGATTGGCCCTCGTGTCATTATACCTGAGATGGTTGAGTCTATTTACAAGTACAGCTCTGACCGCAAGCAGTTCACAGTCATCCCGTCCAAAACCATGTCCATGAGTGTTGATGCCTTCACCATCCCTGGTCACTTTTGGCAAAAGCGCCCAGGAACACCGAAGAAGCTCGGCACcccaaaataa